The Lathyrus oleraceus cultivar Zhongwan6 chromosome 5, CAAS_Psat_ZW6_1.0, whole genome shotgun sequence genome includes the window TTGCTACTGTTTATTTCATTGTGTTTAAAATCAGATTTTGGTTTGCGAATTCGACATTTATATACCGTTATTGCACTGAAATTTCATTTCGATGTATTGATATGATTTCTCTGTGTTATGATCCTTGCGCACGACATTCCACTTTTGTTGTCGTTACGCACAAACCGACTTTCAGCATGTCATGAATAGTTTTACGTACATCTTGTTGTAATACGCTTATTTCAATTTTATTACGAAGTTTACATCATTTTGGTTTTGATATCGTTTTCTTTACCATTTCGTACATTAAGCTTCTTTACAATTTCATTTTGGTGCGCTTTGAGTTCATTCTCATTCTGTTCCATTTTGCGATGATACGTTTCACGTTAGCAACTCACTCGATTAAGAATAACATGCAACTATGCAACGTCGTTACGCTTAAATCAAATTTAGGTTCTATTTCTATGGCTTTGCACATCTTTGCGTTACATGACTTCAATTAACTTCCTCGCATTATAATTTTGATCTGTGCACGTTTTACTTTTGCTTTACTTCTTTCGATTTGATTATATTGAATGTGTGATATAAATATGTTGTGTGTACTTCTTTTGTTTGCATTTTGGTTTACTTTGTATTGACTTTATTGATTGTCCTTACTACAATCCCCATTCGGAAAAATGTATCCCTCACCCCGAGTTGTATTGATTGCTtatttttatcgctttccttttGATTGTTTTGACGTCTTAGTTTAATTCTAACTTAAGATTAAAATCAATCACctttcaaaagaataaaaaaataGTTTTCGATCCAACGTCAAACCACTTTCTCTTTAAACCATTTCACCATGGACCATTTCCATTCAATTTCAAATTATATTCAAATCATTTAAAAACCACTTTCATAACTCAATTCAATCCACAAACACAAATCAAACGCCTGACCCAACATCAAGCGTTTTTCGTAATTAAACTCAAAACGACTAATTCATACTTTGACAATTTCAAACAATGATGAAAGAAAAAGGTTACATGGGTGAAAGGTCCATCCATAACCTCGAGTATTAGACCCAAATGGTAATCGCTTGTAAGTCATAAATACCCGTCTTCCATTAAAAATCAAACACGACTCCTTTTTGCAATAAATGGAAAGAAAAGACTACTTGGATGAAACCACCAGTCATAATCCCAAACACTAAGCCCAAGTTTTAATAGCTTGTAAGCTCAAGTGTTTGTCTTTCATTCAAAACACTTTAAGTATTCAAACATTTTCGCAATAAATTGGAAAGAAAAGGCTACCTGGATGAAAGGTCCAGTCATAGTCCCTGATATTAGACCCGAGTGGTAATCACTTATAAGTCATAAATATTCATCTTCCAAACCCTAAAACATACTCAAATAAATCGAACTTGTTTTCTGCTCTTGCGCAACTTCGAAACCTTTTTAAAAAACAAGTACATTTTATCCATATCGATGTGAAAAAAaaaagacttcagcctccaagagcgaACAACAAGCAAAGGTTTAACCATTAAATATGTCTAAAGGTTCACTCCTTAAAAGCAACCAAAAAACAGTTCTTTGCTACAAAGAATTACGTAGgcttgagttctccatcgcacctggagatacgtaggagcaaaATTTTGAAATCTTGTTAGGCACAATATTAAAAAAGTCTAAAAATCTTTTCTTTTCTCGCTCAATAAGTAGAAGGTAGCAAACTAACATCACACTAACATTCATTCGCACAGCTAACTAAATGGATCCagttgagtacaacagatgtgagaAATGCTAACACttttcccttgcataaccgactcccgaaccctctcttggttgcgacgaccatcttctttttcttgtaaagagttttattgatattttccctttaTTTCATTGGAATAACTAAAGtccgatggcgactctgttcgaatcaTTTTCTGTGAGTATGAGAATGCCCCACGAAagatcgtatttttcgagatgcgacaatgTTGAGCTATTTTCAAGGTATTGCAGTGATGAGGCATACAAATGGACTTTTCCTTAGTCAGATTACCTATGTCATTGACATTATTGCTTGAGCCGGCATGGGCTCATGCAAACCTTTTGCTACTCTAGTTGACCCCAAGAAGAAGCTCAGTACCTCCGTCGGCCCTCCACATTGAGATGTACATTCACTTTATTCGGGAGAAGGTCACCCGTGGTCAGACATACGTCATTCATGTTCCTTCCCGACACTAGATTGCTGATATTTTTATTAAAGGTCTTCATAGAGTTCTTTTTGATAAATTTTTTAGTAGTCTAAGCATCCGTCGACCTCCCACTTCAACTTGAAAGGATCAAAGAGACGAAAATTAATTTCGAATTTGATAAAAAAATCCATAGAATTCATATTAAAttaaattgaaaaaaataataaacaaTTACATGGGATAATTTAAATAAAGAGTTTATGAGACATTAACAAACTAATTACCTAATAACAAACTCTAACTAACTAATGAACTAAATTCTATATACTATTGCATATTAGAATCACATGATTTATCTCAAAAGCTAGACTTTTTCTCAACACACAAGTGCTATTTCAGTTTCAGTTGAGAGAGCAAAAGAAAATGACGATGAAGAGACTTTTACTAATGCTAAAACCCTCTGTTGTATCAGCGCAACCTTCCCACACTCACCCTCTGGTAGCACTCAGTTTTGCATGTGTTATTGACTCTTTTATGGGTTAGCGGGTTGAGTTTGTTTCACAGTTTCTTATTTGCACGCATCTTGTTTGATAAAATGTCTATATGGGTATGGTTATATTGTAATGCTAATATAGCTGGATTTTATGACTTGTTTCTTGGCAAATATCCAAAACTTGAACCTTAATTGAATTTGAAGTTCTAATAGTGCTAAAGAAGTGCAGGTCTTACACTTTTTGAATAATAGGAATAAGGTGCACCGTGAATCCATTAACTTTTGTCAAGAAATTCTGTGGAAAAAGTCAGTTGAATGGAAAGCAGTGCTTGAAAACAATTTGACAGAGCCCATCAATAATGTGGACCTGGTTGTTGCAATTGGTGGCGATGGAACTCTTCTGCTGGCCAGCCATTTAATGGATGACAAAATTCCTGTTCTTGGACTGAACTCACATCCTACTCGGATTGATGAGTTTTGTATACATGCAATCTTTGTTTTAAATATTCATATATTGGCTTCAGAGTTTAGACATTTCATTTGAACTCATTCATATTTTATTTGTAATAGGTGGAAATGTTCAGTGGTGAGTTTGATGCTGCCAGAAGCACTGGTCATCTCTGTGCTGCAACTGTTGAAAACTTTGAACAAGTAAGATTAGTTCTTTCCTAACTTTAGAGGAAATAGTACATGTTATATTTTTCCTTTCTTACTATGCATTGAGGTTCAGGTGTAGAGACTTGCATTTTGTGGAATGAAAACTTGATTTCTTCAAATTTGATGGCGCTCTTGTCATAATGATAAACCATTATTTACCTATGTGAAACAATTATTATACATACCCAAAACTACCTGTCAATGCTACTTTAGCCTGGAATAACGACAGGTTGATAGGATAGGTTTGAGGTTCAGAATGCACCTCTAATCATGAATGAGAGATTAGAAAAAGCTACTACATTGTGTTCAATATCCACTATACACAAATGTGTGTTCAAAATCCATTCTATATACTGTTTTGGCCTCTAAAATTTGATGCATGTGTCATAATTATAATCATTGCTTCATCATATGATTTCATCCATTCTGTTAAACCTTGAACAAGTGTAAACATGAGCTTAGTAGATGTTTTTCAGTATGATATTTTTTCTAtctattttttaaaaaaatctttCAGGTTCTAGATGGTATACTCGAAAATCGAATAGCTCCTTCCAAGTTAACAAGGATGAAGATATCTGTAAATGCACTACACTTACCAACTTATGCTCTCAATGATATCTTAGTTGCAAATCCATGTCCTGCTTCAATCTCTAGATTCTCCTTCAGGTAATGTCTTCCATGTGGATATCAAAACTCTGACTCATGTACTTTTTTTTTTAGTGAAAACGCATTTTAGTCTTTGAGAAAATCTGCAAGACTAAATTTAGTCTCTGAAAAATAAATTCAAGTTGTTGTCTAGGTTATTTTATTCTCGGGAATAAAAGttacttttatattttttaaGGAACAAATTAGTTCTCAGCTTTTCTCAAAGACATAGTTGAGTATTCACACTTTTTGGTTTTACTTTTTTACATCTCCAAAATTAATTCTGTCTCCCACCGCACAAACAAAAGAGAAGCTAATTAAGCTTATTTGTTTGCATAATTACAAAGGAAAACCAACCATTTTTGCCACTAGTTAACGGTAGATCGAGTGATCTAAGGGTTTCAACGGCTGCCGGTTCAACGGCTGCAATGCATTCAGCAGGTGGATTTTCGATGTCCATTTTATCTCGGGATCTCCAGTACATGGTAAGGGAACCTATCTCGCCTGCGGCAGTGTCTGACTCTATGCATGGATTCGTTAAACAGGACGAAACAATGAGCACTACATGGGCTTGTAGAAAAGGTGTGATATATATTGATGGTTCTCATATCAACTATGCCATTAAAGATGGGGACCTCATTCAGATTTCTCCCAAGGCACCTAGTCTGAAAGTTTTCTTGCCTGATCACTTGATATTCACATTTTGAATATGCATTATTCTACTATACACTTGAATAAATTTTATACAAATGTCAATATGCAATAAGGCTAGAACATAAGTGAGATGTTTTTAGAAAAGTAAGTTAAATTTTGGAGTGAATTGGATTATTCTCATAGACGATGTCTATTCTCTCTTTTTTCTTTCAAAGATACTTATTTGTTTTGTAATTGAGTATACTTCTTTTCgttgatttttttttcttcaaattttgaACTTTTACTCCTCCTTCTCTTTTatctttctttttttttcttctattttttttttgatccgattgatttttcaaaattttcttttcttaatcatttgatttttccctccaatttaTCAATATACAAAAAGAATGAAATAAAATTCAAATTTGTAATTGATACCTCAAATTTAATGATTGATATTCTAAGATTCTAACAACGTTTCCACTCCAAATAGAGTAGGAATATTTTGAGGCGATAGATTCATAATCAGGATTATTAAAAATAAACAAAGAGAACTAAATTCAAATGACTTATTCAAAGGATAAAAGGTAAAAGTGTTAGCTTCAAAGGTCGATGGCTAAAAATTCTTGTAATGTGTATAGACCGATAGATGATAGGTCAAGATTTAGAGGGGTTGAATAAATCCCAAGTTGAAAAATTATGATCCATACTATGTTGATTCGGTGATCAAGGCAATCGATAATTTGcaaatcaaaaaataaaagagagagagagagagagagataaagTATGCAAAGATTTGTTTAGACAGTTCCCGAATCGACGTTGATATGGGTACTTCTGCCATCAATTcaaattcgaattgagatattaatataataaatcttactttgcaaatgtatgcatacaagagatgagaaatcaaatcccacaaaccctaagtttgttcttgactctagcacctccaaaaaccttgatcaaagattgatcaagtcaccaacagtGTTGCTTCAATTCACCTGTTGTTGCTACTTTCTTGCATGGcctccttgtctcaaggctttcacccgactgaattactcccaagcgcacacttgttgaacccaagatttgtcaacacGATCCACCATTTCACGTTACTCCCTTGTCGATACACCTAGTCTCAAGACTTTCACTCGACTGGATCtgaattgcacaatcttgtccaaaaccttcaaaccctaatgatcttgaaggaaaaccctacatcgattttcttatttgaatccctcaaagatcacaacccaatattctcggtacaacaaacctaattgaCGTTATCATTAAGAGTTTTATcgttattttccctttcctttggaataaataaaatcctgtggcgactctgtattttctgttattttccctttcctttggaaataaataaaatctggtggTGACTGTATTTTTCGCAGCACGACAtatggcgactctgctgaggactATACGGAGTTTCCTAAAGCGAGTCAAGCGTAGCTTGCACGTATCTTTTTCTCTTGGATGTTTATTTCTGTTATCGCTTGCTTTATTTATCCATTCCTTTATATATTCCTGTTATATATATCTTGATGTGATCTTGCGGGATGGATACTATGGAGTGAAAAGCTCAATACACAAAGTTAGAGTGATTACCTAAGATATGAGGGCTCTTCATATTGACATGTCTAACGTAGTTGTCTAGAGGGAGAGATACGAAATCCCGCTTGGAGTAGATTCTTTTTGGAGTTTCACTTGGACGTGAGTCACATTCACGCTGACAACCATTCTTCCAAAGAGGGTTCATGACTCTGAAGACCTTTAGACAACCATTGTCTTTTGAAGTTGAAGGCAACTACACTTAGAGGAGATCATCCTGAAAGAATTGCTGACTCATAATTATCTTGTGGAGATAACGATACTTTCGCCAACATACCTTAAACCCACAGTAATCATGTTCTCTTGTATCATATGGATtcataacatattgcattgcatacATAGTT containing:
- the LOC127086966 gene encoding probable NADH kinase, coding for MFSGEFDAARSTGHLCAATVENFEQVLDGILENRIAPSKLTRMKISVNALHLPTYALNDILVANPCPASISRFSFRKTNHFCH